A segment of the Anopheles cruzii chromosome 2, idAnoCruzAS_RS32_06, whole genome shotgun sequence genome:
ACAATCAGCTTTTTGGTTCCACGTACCCGTCCCGCTCACTTACTCGTTCTGCCCATGCATTGTTTGCAGAGGACGTGCCGGCAGGACAATTGATAAAACTTGCGATCCTTTTTATCCAGCAAATGGAAGCAAATGTTACAATGAATCCACCGGCATCTGGACATTGTGCTGACAAGAAAATATTATCACCTCCGATATTTGAACCCAGCACGGCACAGCATTTGCAAGTTACTAACCGCCGTAGCCTGCTGCTTGTTTGCTGTTGCCCGTTGGAGCGAACTTCTTGTACAGTGCTTCTCAGAAAACACTGGCAGAGTATATCGAAAGCCGTTGCAATTataacgatttttttaaacgaCCGTTTACAAAACGCTTCAAATCGGGCTTCAAAGAGCCATCGATTGAACGGTATGCTGGAGTAAGTaggcaaataaaaatgcacaTATGATGAGTCTTGTATTTAGTATTAATTATTGTACTAAATTTTGCAGTGTGCTTAAGTAAATAAACCGATCAATTATCCCGACGAACGAACGTAACGCTGCAGCGTTACGGATAACGCTTCAACGGACGATAACGCTTCAACGCGCAACGCTTAAACTGACGTTAGAATATCAGCTggcggcaaacaaacaaaagcaaaaaacaaacgacgaCAACAGAATTGGTAAATCTAAAAACAGCGTTTTAAAATGGATGGATTATCTCCTCTTTGCCGCATCTGCTTTGCGGAAGGAGGCCGAAACATTTTTCGCAATGGGCCGCCCAAAGACGACGCGTTCACTCAGGCGTCGGTCAGTGATTTGGCACTCAAGCTTCGGTTTGTTACGATGCTGGAGGTAGGCTGCTGCTTTTGGTGGTATCAAGTGTCCCACACAATCGATTAAAATGCGACCCCTTTTTCACCGGTAGAttgaagaaaacaatggaTTGTCCCCGTGGCTCTGCGAATCGTGTATCGTTCAACTAAATGTGGCGTACTCCTTCAAACAGCGTGCTTGGGAAGCTGACCTTAAGCTACGCGAGCTGCGGTCCCACGAAAAGGACTCCACACGCAGCATCGATCAATCCTCCGAAGAAACCTCCGTGTTCGAGAACGTGTGGGTGAAGGAAGAGGCAGTGATTATCGATGAAATAGCCACCATGTGTTCGGGTGAGTTGTCAACCAAAGAACCTGCTGGAAACCACCGTTGCCACGACCAACAGGATCGCACGCCCAGGACTCCGTCACCAATTCCGACGGCGAACTCGAGCAAAGTGCCCATGGTGATCGTGAACTGCGTGTCCCTTGCGCCGTCCCAGGACGAGCAGTTTATGAATACGATACTTTCCAGCACGGAGACTTCCCCACTAGCCACTAGCCCACAATCAACGAAGAAATCCGATCAAGTGGCGGACAATAACGAATCAAAGGTGAAATTCGACCTGTCGACACCAAATAAACACATTGCGCCCGGGTGTTCGGCATCCGTGTCATGTGATAATGAAAAACACGAACGCAACATCCCGTATTCGAAACTATCATTGCGCGCCAAACAGGCAGACCGGCTGAAGAAAATGCTGCACATCGATTTGAATCTGGAAAAGACGCATCCGTCGTTCTCTTCGACGCGACGGGGAATCAGGAAGATCAAACACCGGCGCTATTCCGTCTGTGCCGTCGTGCACGGAAAACTGACATAAATTTGTAgtatttttattattgcaTTAGCTTTTATTTTAGTCCTGACTGGCCTTAAGACTATTTATGCATTCGTTTCCGCGTTACGAAGTATGGATTATCCTCTCtatgtaataaaaatttggGGCCAAATTTGTTGGTAACGGCCTAACCAACGGAAAGACTGATATTAGGCCATTTTCGTTTAACGGATAGCTTTGGGAGTGTTGAAAACTGTGTGATGTGTTTGTGAATCGATACCAGGAATTCCGATGATGCCGTTCGATTTCGAGTTCCAGTGCTAAGTAGCTTTCGCACGCCTTTGAGTGTTTGCTGTTATTAATCTTGAAAATCTCTAGTTCTCACGTGCTCAATCTTATGTCCTCTGTAAAAACCATCATCGCAAACTTTCATGCACCAAA
Coding sequences within it:
- the LOC128268418 gene encoding uncharacterized protein LOC128268418; the protein is MLEIEENNGLSPWLCESCIVQLNVAYSFKQRAWEADLKLRELRSHEKDSTRSIDQSSEETSVFENVWVKEEAVIIDEIATMCSGELSTKEPAGNHRCHDQQDRTPRTPSPIPTANSSKVPMVIVNCVSLAPSQDEQFMNTILSSTETSPLATSPQSTKKSDQVADNNESKVKFDLSTPNKHIAPGCSASVSCDNEKHERNIPYSKLSLRAKQADRLKKMLHIDLNLEKTHPSFSSTRRGIRKIKHRRYSVCAVVHGKLT